The Ananas comosus cultivar F153 linkage group 7, ASM154086v1, whole genome shotgun sequence genome has a window encoding:
- the LOC109712561 gene encoding formin-like protein 20 isoform X2 has product MALFRRLFYRKPPDRLLEITERVYVFDCCFSMEIMDEDEYKDYMDGIVLQLRDHFPDASFMVFNFRDDEGKSQISTMFSLYDITVSNYPHQYSGCPLLPLEIILHFLRLSEGWLTLQGQQNILLMHCERGGWPVLAFMLAGLLLYRKQYSDEQRTLEMVYKQAPKELLHVLSPLNSQPSHLRYLQYISRLGSELEWPLQNNPFTLDCLILRVVPNFDGQGGCRPIIRVYGQDPLTPADRSSNILFSTSKTKKYVRHYRQADNAPIKLNVGCCIQGDVVLECLQVDEDLEDEELMFRVMFNTAFIQSHILLLTLEDIDVPWDVKDQFSKDFKAEVLFSEFDAEFDTTTEAAAAYEDETEVASQEEFFEAEEIFSNPDWQDGQRDDMTPKAEAMSSSFIFANSQQDLNMNETQENSFDEGIVLLETSDEKKLDNMGIVAQKVYLAIEEEMDKLRMDMNHSVDTVCEEIGSSEINNLKQDIVASASNQDTNDLLRVTGEEVGLSETRDSKQDMEGIVQRTNVDDLISSLEYLAQKEELKSESARSISEQYAVNSSTEETILYNLETSHCNGEAERSNTGKCMQSNVQPNDTYQVEVEEFDFWKEENEKLVPSKLEEPLTSNIEPPSRLVLPEQKLEQLESQDIDNGMQKIEVLKVCPEISMSQGPTASFEQAPSDLRGLKCNLTVYEGRVEGRTANTTIFSAPASTITTHGSLLSQTAKSHTQSLINEAFAEPPTTNILPPSSSIPLPTSQLRESSHASLHSNVSLTASVNTSITCTTVDSPSAPSPLSSPPPASLETKALLKFPPCPPPPPPPPPPPPPPQPFSYALSFHSSPFPFQIRVSIHVPMQQPSMLLPSEYNASAVASLSQILPVETPATRVVPSLSPSSPSRQFTHSNTLDKDLCSLSSAFLLPIATNISIPLSSSLPMPSGISNKCAPTPPPPPPPPPPLSLICQLTPTNHLKTHNNVSFPSPPPSPPLWKELNAKNHLLEHDEGIPKNSTLLSIPTFKQSGGVLDAPMPTSPSRSDMHPTKIPLLLSPHVDEPLPMPQYELLDNANNAPLTTTKLCKEALSPIPPPPPPLSFSLQEGLGTPSQLLPSMHLEPSNLAFSLEEQSESLPQSPSQPLSPPPTFVTHNKNAISPPLPIVITHGSASLQNCGAPSPPLPPSHPPKKFEEVSPPPEMVQEVLPPFVTSSPQVMAPVSTLLLSSVVHAGPLLPPSIPEYLGGPYLSLRTYTRSPSSLSLQESCKGGQPLPSYMETQNSALPPSPLLFSIEAQEDAPFSPSKGLRGTRTSPPPPPPLSVGLCRGVSPPHSPSVEAQKSAPPPLPPLSFFTKAHTGTPLPPPLPPPLTKAPFSVAYREPSPPPFSSKGHGEAPPPSPPPPPPPPPLPPKSYGEALPLSSPSRSYGGALLQLPSSPRSYKGAPHPPPPPPPPPPPSPFSSYAGASPLPSLSPEAQRGALPPSPPSPPPLPPNAVAHGELFAPPFPFRGHEGAPPPSPPPPKLYGEPPPPPPPPPPYESYGGAPIPPRPPPPNSYGGAPPPPSLLPDGCRGAPPPPPPSPGMFGVVPPSPPPIGGYEGALTTLPGGYGGASPPLPPPGGHGGAPPPPPPPPPPPLGGHGEAPPPPPLPEERRGAPPPPLLPGGCGGAPPPPPPPPPLPPGGHGRAPPPPPPPLPTPGGHGGAPPPPPPPPPPPGGHGGAPPPPPLPPPGGHGGAPPPPPLPGGSGGAPPPPPPPGGRGGAPPPPPPPVGRGGAPHPPPPPGGVPPPPPPRGHGGAPIPPPPLGGRTPPAPPGTSGAPPPPPIGATSSSVGTRGALPNAMIGGRGHGLARSSTRKSSLKPLHWVKVTRAMQGSLWAELQKHADNSTSEFDVSELETLFSAVVPKSNDGSKSDGRQKSAGSKSDKVHLIDLRRANNTEIMLTKIKMPLSDMMNAALALDDSILDADQVENLLKFCPTKEEMELLKGYSGNKENLGKCEQFFLELMKVPRVESKFRVFSFKIQFGSQISDIRKNLHNVDSACEEIRNSDKLKEIMKKILNLGNTLNQGTARGSAVGFRLDSLLKLTDTRATNNRMTLMHYLCKVLAEKSPHLLDFHEDLVSLESASKIQLKLLAEEQQAVVKGLEKVEAELKASESDGPVSEVFCKTLKDFTAGAGAQVRSLTALYSAVGKNADALALYFGEDPARCPFEQAHEENCKQAELEKKKAQKEGDTEKSKDANAERTIGR; this is encoded by the exons ATGGCTCTGTTTAGGAGGTTGTTCTACAGGAAGCCGCCCGATCGGCTTCTGGAGATAACAGAGCGAGTCTACG TGTTCGACTGTTGCTTCTCGATGGAAATCATGGATGAAGATGAGTACAAGGATTACATGGATGGTATTGTCCTCCAACTTCGCGACCATTTTCCTGATGCTTCATTCATGGTATTTAACTTTAGAGATGATGAAGGGAAGAGCCAAATTTCAACCATGTTTTCCCTATACGACATAACAGTCAGTAATTACCCTCATCAGTATTCCGGGTGCCCTTTACTTCCTTTGGAGATTATTCTTCATTTCTTGAGGTTGAGTGAGGGCTGGCTTACATTACAAGGGCAGCAAAATATTCTGTTAATGCATTGTGAAAGGGGAGGATGGCCTGTTCTTGCTTTTATGCTTGCAGGTCTTCTATTGTATAGGAAACAGTACAGTGATGAGCAGAGGACACTGGAAATGGTGTACAAGCAAGCACCTAAGGAGCTTCTTCATGTCTTATCCCCATTGAACTCGCAGCCTTCTCATCTGAGATATCTTCAATACATATCCAGATTGGGCAGTGAGTTAGAGTGGCCATTGCAGAATAACCCTTTCACTTTAGATTGTCTAATCCTCAGAGTTGTTCCAAATTTCGACGGACAAGGTGGTTGCCGGCCGATTATTCGTGTCTATGGTCAAGACCCCCTGACCCCGGCTGACAGAAGTTCCAATATACTTTTCTCAACATCCAAGACAAAAAAATATGTTAGGCATTACAGACAG GCAGATAATGCACCGATAAAGCTAAATGTTGGTTGCTGCATTCAAGGGGATGTAGTCCTTGAGTGCCTTCAGGTGGATGAGGATTTGGAAGACGAGGAATTGATGTTCCGTGTTATGTTCAACACAGCCTTTATTCAGTCTCATATTTTGCTGCTGACCCTTGAGGATATCGACGTGCCATGGGATGTCAAGGATCAGTTTTCTAAGGACTTTAAAGCAGAG GTACTCTTTTCAGAGTTTGATGCTGAGTTCGATACCACCACAGAAGCTGCAGCTGCATATGAGGATGAGACGGAAGTTGCATCACAAGAGGAGTTCTTTGAGGCAGAAGAGATTTTCAGCAATCCAGATTGGCAGGATGGACAGAGGGATGACATGACTCCTAAAGCTGAAGCAATGAGCAGCAGCTTTATATTTGCCAATTCTCAACAGGACCTGAATATGAATGAGACCcaagaaaattcttttgatgAAGGCATTGTGCTGCTGGAGACATCAGATGAAAAAAAGCTAGATAACATGGGAATTGTAGCACAAAAAGTCTATTTAGCAATTGAAGAAGAGATGGACAAGCTGAGGATGGATATGAATCATAGTGTTGATACAGTGTGTGAAGAGATTGGCTCATCAGAGATAAACAATTTAAAGCAGGATATAGTGGCTAGTGCATCCAACCAGGATACAAATGACCTTCTTAGAGTAACTGGTGAAGAGGTGGGTTTGTCAGAAACTAGAGATTCGAAACAggacatggaggggattgtacAAAGAACCAATGTAGATGATTTGATTTCCAGTTTAGAATACCTAGCACAGAAAGAAGAGTTAAAAAGCGAATCAGCACGCAGTATTTCTGAACAGTATGCTGTTAATAGTTCAACAGAAGAAACTATTCTATACAACTTGGAAACAAGTCATTGCAATGGGGAAGCAGAAAGAAGCAACACTGGGAAATGTATGCAATCAAATGTGCAACCAAATGATACTTATCAGGTTGAGGTGGAGGAGTTTGActtttggaaagaggaaaatgagaaGCTTGTGCCTTCTAAACTAGAGGAACCACTGACAAGCAACATTGAACCACCTTCTCGATTAGTTTTGCCAGAACAAAAACTTGAGCAGCTAGAATCTCAGGACATTGACAATGGCATGCAAAAAATTGAAGTGCTAAAAGTATGTCCGGAGATCTCTATGAGCCAAGGTCCTACTGCTTCTTTTGAGCAAGCACCATCTGATCTAAGGGGCTTGAAATGCAACTTAACAGTATATGAAGGCCGTGTTGAAGGAAGAACTGCAAATACTACTATTTTTTCTGCTCCTGCAAGTACAATAACAACTCATGGATCTCTATTGTCTCAAACAGCAAAATCCCATACTCAATCCTTAATCAATGAAGCCTTCGCTGAACCACCAACAACTAATATACTGCCACCATCCTCCTCTATACCATTGCCAACGTCTCAATTGAGAGAGTCATCTCATGCTTCTTTACATTCAAATGTCTCTCTTACTGCTTCAGTTAACACTTCTATAACATGTACTACTGTTGATTCACCTTCTGCACCTTCACCTTTATCTTCGCCACCTCCTGCTTCTTTGGAAACTAAAGCACTACTCAAGTTCCCTCCCTGTCCA ccaccgccaccgccacctccgccaccgccaccgccaccacaACCATTCTCCTATGCTTTATCTTTCCACTCCTCTCCATTTCCATTTCAAATAAGAGTGTCAATCCATGTACCTATGCAGCAACCTTCAATGCTTTTGCCATCAGAATATAATGCATCAGCAGTTGCTTCTTTATCTCAAATATTGCCTGTTGAAACGCCGGCAACACGTGTTGTTCCATCTCTTTCCCCATCATCTCCATCTCGACAATTCACACATTCAAACACACTGGATAAAGACTTATGTTCCCTTTCTTCAGCCTTTCTACTTCCCATAGCAACCAACATATCgattcctctctcttcttctttaccTATGCCATCAGGAATATCCAACAAATGTGCTCctacaccaccaccaccaccaccaccacctccgccaCTATCATTGATTTGCCAGCTTACTCCAACTAACCATCTTAAAACTCACAATAATGTCTCCTTTCCCTCACCTCCTCCATCTCCTCCACTTTGGAAGGAATTAAATGCCAAGAATCATCTATTAGAACATGATGAAGGAATACCAAAGAACTCCACTTTACTCTCTATACCTACTTTTAAACAAAGTGGTGGTGTATTGGATGCTCCTATGCCAACTTCACCCTCTCGAAGTGACATGCATCCTACAAAAATTCCTCTACTACTATCTCCTCATGTTGATGAACCCTTACCAATGCCTCAATATGAACTTTTAGATAATGCTAATAATGCACCCTTGACTACTACCAAACTATGTAAAGAAGCATTGTCACCGAtcccacctccacctccacctctttctttctctcttcagGAAGGATTGGGAACTCCATCTCAACTATTGCCTTCTATGCATTTAGAACCTTCAAACTTAGCATTTTCTCTAGAAGAACAAAGTGAATCTCTACCACAATCACCATCACAACCACTATCACCACCACCAACATTTGTTACCCATAATAAAAACGCAATAAGTCCACCTTTACCAATTGTTATAACACATGGAAGCGCTTCATTGCAAAATTGTGGAGCACCTTCGCCTCCGCTTCCACCTTCACATCCTCCAAAGAAGTTTGAAGAAGTTTCACCTCCTCCAGAGATGGTCCAAGAAGTTTTGCCTCCATTCGTTACTTCTAGTCCACAAGTAATGGCTCCAGTATCAACTCTATTATTATCTTCTGTGGTGCATGCTGGGCCTCTACTACCGCCTTCTATCCCAGAATATCTTGGAGGTCCATATTTGTCTCTTCGAACATATACAAGATCTCCATCATCACTATCACTCCAAGAAAGTTGTAAAGGAGGTCAACCACTACCTTCTTATATGGAAACACAAAATAGTGCTCTGCCACCATCACCACTTCTATTTTCTATTGAAGCTCAGGAGGATGCTCCATTTTCTCCTTCCAAGGGACTAAGGGGAACACGAActtcaccgccgccgccgccacctttaTCTGTCGGATTATGTAGAGGAGTTTCACCACCACATTCTCCTTCCGTGGAAGCACAAAAAAGTGCTCCACCACCGTTGCCACCACTATCGTTTTTTACAAAAGCTCATACAGGTACACCattgccgccgccgctgccgccgccgctgacAAAAGCACCATTTTCAGTAGCGTACAGAGAGCCCTCTCCACCACCTTTTTCTTCTAAAGGACATGGAGAAGCTccgccgccttcgcctccgcctccgcctccaccaccGCCGCTACCTCCTAAgtcatatggagaagctctacCACTATCGTCACCTTCTAGATCGTATGGTGGAGCTCTACTGCAATTGCCGTCGTCTCCAAGATCATATAAAGGAGCTCCACatccaccgccaccgccaccgccaccgccaccgccatcgCCCTTCAGCTCATATGCAGGAGCTTCACCTCTACCATCACTTTCTCCAGAAGCCCAAAGAGGTGCTCTGCCACCATCACCACCGTCCCCGCCACCTCTACCACCCAATGCAGTAGCACATGGAGAGCTCTTTGCACCACCTTTTCCTTTTAGAGGGCATGAAGGAGCTCCACCACCATCGCCGCCACCTCCTAAATTATACGGAGaacctccaccgccgccgccgccgccgccgccatatGAATCATATGGAGGAGCTCCAATACCACCTAGGCCGCCGCCTCCCAACTcatatggaggagctccacctccACCATCACTTCTTCCCGATGGTTGTCGGGGAgctccacctccaccacctcctTCCCCTGGAATGTTTGGAGTAGTACCACCATCACCGCCTCCTATTGGAGGGTATGAAGGAGCTCTAACTACTCTCCCTGGAGGGTATGGAGGAGCTTCACCTCCACTGCCTCCTCCTGGAGGgcatggaggagctccaccaccacctccacctccacctccacctcctctcGGAGGGCATGGAGAagctccacctccacctccccTTCCCGAAGAACGTAGAGGAGCTCCACCTCCGCCGCTTCTTCCCGGAGGAtgtggaggagctccacctccacctccacctccaccaccactTCCTCCCGGAGGGCATGGAAGagctccacctccacctccaccaccactGCCTACTCCAGGGGGgcatggaggagctccacctccacctccacctccaccgcctcctcccGGAGGgcatggaggagctccacctccacctccattGCCTCCTCCCGGAGGGCACGGAGGagctccacctccacctcctcttCCCGGAGGAagtggaggagctccacctccaccacctcccCCCGGAGGACGTGGTGGAgctccacctccaccacctcccCCCGTAGGACGTGGTGGAGCTCCACATCCACCACCACCCCCTGGAGGAGTTCCTCCACCGCCACCTCCTAGAGGACATGGGGGAGCTCCTATTCCACCTCCTCCACTAGGAGGGCGTACACCTCCAGCTCCACCTGGAACATCTGGTGCCCCACCGCCTCCTCCAATAGGCGCAACTAGTTCTTCAGTTGGCACAAGAGGTGCACTACCAAATGCAATGATCGGCGGACGAGGGCATGGGCTCGCTCGTTCTTCAACTCGAAAGTCATCTTTAAAGCCGTTGCACTGGGTAAAAGTAACAAGAGCTATGCAAGGAAGCTTGTGGGCAGAATTACAAAAACATGCCGACAATAG CACCTCAGAGTTTGATGTGTCAGAACTTGAGACTCTCTTCTCTGCAGTGGTTCCAAAGTCAAATGATGGCTCTAAATCTGATGGACGCCAAAAATCTGCTGGATCTAAATCTGATAAAGTTCACCTG ATTGACTTAAGGCGAGCAAATAACACTGAGATCATGTTGACGAAAATCAAGATGCCGTTATCTGATATGATG AATGCTGCCCTAGCATTAGATGATTCAATTCTAGATGCAGATCAAGTGGAAAATCTCTTAAAGTTTTGTCCAACTAAGGAGGAAATGGAGCTTTTGAAG GGTTACAGTGGAAACAAGGAAAACCTTGGAAAATGTGAGCAG TTCTTTCTAGAATTGATGAAAGTTCCAAGGGTCGAATCCAAGTTTAGGGTGTTTTCTTTCAAGATTCAGTTTGGTTCACAG ATTTCGGATATTAGAAAGAATTTACACAATGTGGACTCTGCATGCGAAGAG ATTCGAAATTCTGACAAACTAAAGGAAATcatgaagaaaattttaaatcttgggAATACATTGAACCAGGGAACAGCGAGAG GTTCGGCAGTTGGTTTTCGGTTGGACAGCCTTCTGAAACTTACAGATACTCGTGCCACTAATAATAGAATGACGTTGATGCATTATTTGTGTAAG GTTCTTGCTGAGAAGTCACCACATCTGCTGGATTTTCATGAGGACCTTGTCAGTTTGGAATCTGCATCAAAG ATACAACTGAAGTTGCTGGCTGAAGAGCAGCAAGCTGTTGTGAAAGGATTAGAAAAGGTTGAAGCGGAACTAAAAGCTTCAGAAAGCGATGGGCCagtatctgaagttttctgCAAG ACATTGAAGGATTTTACTGCGGGTGCTGGAGCTCAAGTGCGATCCCTAACAGCACTTTATTCTGCAGTT GGTAAAAATGCAGATGCTCTTGCCTTATATTTTGGCGAAGATCCTGCACGCTGTCCCTTTGAGCAAG